A genomic window from Gossypium hirsutum isolate 1008001.06 chromosome D10, Gossypium_hirsutum_v2.1, whole genome shotgun sequence includes:
- the LOC107943602 gene encoding disease resistance protein At4g27190-like — MMTKQYVDTLTDRAERLREAKNRVQHSVDAAKRNGEEIEGDVGKWLSAVDKKILEQVEKVMQDEKKVKKKCFIGLCPNFRTHYKLSLKAEEEAKAVAELFEHGKFERVSYRAAPQGTVVAPVKGFEEFESRMSILNEIMEALKDDSVSVVGVHGMGGIGKTTLVKEIARKVKDKLFDSVVIATKEERILVVLDDIWGKVDIEEVGIPLGDEHKGCKLLLTSRELNVLSNRMDARKNFPIGFLNEKEAWDLFKKMAGECDESCDLKPIAMGVAKKCAGLPIAIATVAGALRNKRLFEWKNALRELERPSSSNFTGITAAYLAIEWSFNYLESEEVKLTFLLCSVIGHNCLVEDLLLDSYNDKRFDIHDVVWDAAIAIALKDYRMLVLRDHAPKEWSDKEKMKTWSVISLRCPQIIANLPKEIECSGLSFSHMAYDGAVKIPLNLFKQTVGLKALNLVGMQFPSLPESIIHLADLRMLCLKKCAVDDITILGELKSLEVLNPSHLGIKELPKEMAQLTYLRLLDLRWCRQLKIILPNVLSGLSKLEGLYMSRSFVEWEKGGVVENERKNASLGELNNLPCLTTLHVRILDVQMISKHRFVETLDRFRIFVGNYGGYNCCHNYESPKALKLKLYTNIDLDNGMKMLFIKTEDLRLEGLEGVKNVLVELNNGKDLLNLKRLHVKNDMSLDYEFEELDHQRMRQVGASVITLSREKSGAAPMLYDRGLQVLKKVVGYADANWGLDFDDRRSTTGYCVYFGHTPVSWCMKKQQVVARSTAEVEYRSLTAVTSEVTWLLSLLQELHVRSNSIPNIWCDSSGAVAVAANPVLHSKFKHVELDLFFVREKVVDGTVAVGEVPACDQVADVLTKPLSLSSFTRFRSFLRVLPVEKMDEY, encoded by the exons atgatgaccaag CAATATGTTGATACCCTCACGGACCGAGCTGAGAGGTTGAGAGAAGCAAAGAACAGAGTGCAGCATTCTGTTGATGCAGCTAAACGAAACGGTGAAGAGATCGAAGGGGATGTTGGCAAATGGTTGTCTGCAGTCGACAAAAAGATCCTTGAACAAGTAGAGAAAGTGATGCAAGatgaaaaaaaagtaaagaaaaagtgTTTCATTGGTTTGTGTCCTAATTTCAGGACTCATTACAAGCTTAGCCTGAAAGCTGAAGAGGAGGCAAAGGCTGTTGCCGAGCTATTTGAACATGGCAAGTTTGAAAGAGTTTCCTATCGTGCAGCTCCGCAAGGTACCGTGGTTGCACCAGTTAAAGGTTTTGAGGAATTCGAGTCAAGAATGTCAATTTTGAATGAAATAATGGAGGCACTAAAAGATGATAGCGTCAGCGTTGTTGGGGTGCATGGTATGGGTGGGATTGGAAAAACAACGCTGGTCAAAGAAATTGCTAGAAAGGTCAAGGACAAGTTGTTTGATTCGGTTGTCATAGCAACC AAAGAGGAGAGGATTCTAGTTGTCTTGGATGACATTTGGGGAAAGGTTGATATTGAGGAAGTAGGGATTCCTTTGGGAGATGAACACAAGGGCTGCAAATTACTATTAACTTCTAGAGAGCTCAATGTTTTATCAAATAGGATGGATGCTCGGAAAAATTTTCCCATTGGGTTTTTAAATGAAAAGGAAGCCTGGGACCTGTTCAAGAAGATGGCTGGCGAATGTGATGAAAGTTGCGATTTGAAGCCTATAGCTATGGGGGTAGCCAAAAAATGTGCAGGACTGCCGATAGCCATTGCGACAGTTGCAGGGGCATTGAGAAACAAAAGATtgtttgaatggaagaatgctttacgagaACTGGAGAGGCCTTCGTCAAGCAACTTCACGGGGATAACTGCTGCATATTTAGCTATAGAGTGGAGTTTTAATTATTTAGAAAGCGAGGAAGTTAAGCTGACTTTCTTGCTTTGCAGTGTAATAGGCCATAATTGTCTCGTTGAGGACTTG TTGCTTGATAGTTATAATGATAAGCGCTTTGATATCCATGATGTTGTTTGGGATGCTGCTATAGCTATTGCATTGAAGGACTACCGTATGCTTGTTTTGAGAGATCATGCTCCAAAGGAGTGGTCCGATAAGGAGAAAATGAAGACATGGAGTGTGATCAGCTTACGTTGTCCTCAGATTATAGCTAACCTTCCTAAGGAAATAGAGTGTTCAGGACTTTCCTTTTCCCATATGGCCTATGATGGCGCGGTTAAAATTCCTCTCAATTTATTCAAACAAACCGTAGGCCTCAAAGCCTTAAATTTGGTTGGAATGCAGTTTCCATCCCTCCCAGAATCAATTATTCACCTTGCAGACCTTCGCATGTTGTGTCTAAAAAAATGTGCAGTTGATGACATAACCATCCTTGGAGAGCTCAAGAGTTTAGAAGTACTCAACCCTTCTCACTTAGGTATCAAAGAACTACCTAAGGAGATGGCACAATTGACTTACTTAAGGTTGTTAGATTTGCGTTGGTGTAGACAACTCAAAATCATCCTACCGAATGTCTTATCAGGTTTGTCTAAATTAGAAGGATTATATATGAGTAGGAGCTTTGTTGAATGGGAAAAGGGAGGAGTAGTTGAAAATGAGAGGAAAAATGCAAGCCTTGGCGAATTAAACAATTTGCCTTGTCTAACTACTTTACATGTTCGTATTCTTGATGTCCAAATGATATCAAAACACCGGTTTGTTGAAACATTGGACAGATTCAGGATTTTTGTAGGTAATTATGGAGGATATAATTGTTGCCACAATTATGAATCTCCGAAAGCATTGAAGCTCAAGTTATATACAAACATTGATTTGGACAATGGGATGAAAATGTTGTTCATAAAGACAGAAGATTTGCGCCTAGAGGGACTTGAAGGCGTCAAGAACGTACTTGTGGAGTTAAATAATGGGAAAGATCTTCTAAATTTAAAGAGACTTCATGTCAAAAATG ACATGTCATTGGATTACGAATTTGAGGAGCTCGATCATCAAAGGATGCGGCAAGTTGGAGCATCTGTTATCACCCTCTCTCGCGAGAAGTCTGGTGCAGCTCCAATGCTTTACGATAGAGGATTGCAAGTGCTTAAG AAGGTTGTTGGATATGCTGATGCAAACTGGGGATTAGATTTTGATGACCGGAGATCCACTACTGGATACTGTGTTTATTTCGGACATACACCTGTGTCATGGTGTATGAAGAAACAACAGGTTGTTGCTCGGTCTACTGCTGAGGTAGAATACCGAAGTCTTACTGCAGTTACTAGTGAGGTTACGTGGCTTTTGTCGTTACTTCAAGAATTACATGTTCGGTCTAATAGTATTCCCAATATTTGGTGTGACAGTTCTGGGGCAGTTGCGGTTGCTGCTAATCCTGTTCTTCATTCAAAGTTTAAGCATGTTGAGttagatttattttttgttcGTGAGAAGGTTGTTGATGGTACGGTTGCCGTTGGCGAGGTTCCAGCGTGTGATCAGGTCGCTGATGTTCTCACTAAGCCACTTTCGCTATCGAGTTTTACTCGTTTTCGGAGCTTTCTACGGGTCTTGCCTGTGGAGAAGATGGATGAATATTAG
- the LOC107941478 gene encoding uncharacterized protein has product MEFVIAIVGSIVAKAVEYTISPIKNHVKYLSNHQKYVETLKNRANRLKDARDGVQHSVDAAKRNGEEIEGDVDKWLSAVDKKILEQVEKVMQDEEKAKKKCFIGLCPNFRTRYKLSLKAEEEAKAVAELLEHGKFERVSYRAAPQGIVVAPVKGYEEFESRTSILNGIMEALKDDSVSVVGVHGMGGIGKTTLVKEIARKVKDKLFDSVVIATVTQAIDIEKIQNQIADSLGLKFEEQSMVGKAFRLRERLKKEERILVVLDDIWGKVDIEEVGIPLGDEHKGCKLLLTSRELNVLSNGMDAQKNFPIGFLNEKEAWDLFKKKAGDCDESCDLKPIAMEVAKKCAGLPIAIATVAGALRNKRLFEWKNALRELERPSSSNFTGIAAAYSAIELSFNYLESEEVKLTFLLCSVIGHNGLVEDLVRYTLGLGLFDGVHTLEEARNKVLTVVANLKASALLLDSYNDKSFDIHDVVWDAAIAIALKDYRMLVLRDHAPKEWSDKEKMKTWSVISLRCPQIIANLPKEMECSGLSFFHVAYDGAVKIPLNFFKQTEGLKALDLVGMQFPSLPESIIHLADLRMLCLKECAVDDITILGELKSLQVLNLSLSGMKELPKEMAQLTQLRLLDLRGCRELKIIPSNVLSGLSKLEEIYMSGSFVEWEKGGVVENERKNASLDELNNLPCLTTLYVHILDVQMIPKHRFVETLDRFRIFVGNYGIYDCCHNYESPKALKLMLYTNIDLDNGMKMLLIKTEDLCLEGLEGVKNVLVELNNGKDLPNLKRLHVRNGRHVQYIKTNKIGFSELCFIKLENLPQLVSFCSSDERCSTKPLLLFNKQTCHWVTNLRSLIIKGCGKLEHLLSPSLARSLVQLQCFEIEDCNCLRDIILTEEIEEERKDVICFPRLNSLHIVGLTNLIFFNSGNHNIEFPLLKVLKIERCPKLIEFISQNSNQSGMHALFSEKVAVPSLEDMNIWDLSNVKMIFYNELAPGSFKNLRKISVVECGSLKNLFPVSIAKDLPQLEHLRITNCGVEEIVSKGVGVEEQPVRFEFPQVSYLEVTWVEKLKCFYEGQHALVWPMLKKLRTDSSALLKIVASEHLRLTQGNEQPVLLVEEVIPKLEELELGTFGDMDQFPPDLFQHIKVFAVSGGSPFSLFPFVRRFYNLERLEFSCFDFEHVVPCKGDAGTLPPIRNLKLFSARNLNHIWRKDSELDHILSNLQTLTVQHCDDWINIRVFSSSLQNLTILNVSFCNMMTNLVTPSVLKNLVQLTTIKVEDCTKMTEIVGNEGDCHQTIVVSKLKCLQLCNLKSLTSFSPRYYNFEFPCLEELVVEDCPRLKIFSEGVLSTPQLQRIKKSRYGEKWSWTSDLNTTIQQLYTEKDGLYYPYHFNISDTFPESIEIWTRNPQEIFGFKNLGSLQFYKCSSLKYIFTPSMLLSLNRLRRIEVEECSSMEQVVREEEEAMTHKFAFLSLRSVTIESCSNLTNFHWGSQALEFPELSNITIAECPKMTAFSSSVSRESGDASESVVGEEGIYDNTATFFSNKVVIPSLQRLDLSSINIHKIWHHSSSPSIGYLNFLQVKRCHNLKYLFPSFLAKDLVQLRRLQISDCNMMEQVIFTDGLVEEHQGRNQMFFFNLLSLWLIDLPKLTSLCFENYFEFHCLAYLELRDCPLLKTFISKCVPGDEPQIGQHVQASNLEVHNSSLLNEKVVFPSLKNLWIQNCGSLEEIIELQGLIPDESQSTSAAQSIVAETVTTKFVFPKLINLGLDKVPRLKSFCSRMHTTLWPSLKQMSVIECPKVQIFTRQSPESQVGISNQQPLFCVNEDTFPVLEKLTLKTNDMVKGICDGQLSLQCFQNLKHLNLQFFPETSTTLPYSFIRLLPKLQKLVINNASIFEIVRSEGLSEEERHTSVFYQLKDLRLSQLPELTLKTFNPSLLSFKNLTTLKVSRCHGFINLIACSTAKCLTLLERLSIDDCEMIEEIIACEAEEIQGSIVFPKLKYLQLSCLPCLASFSLAHHSLEFPVLLMVKVTKCPKMRNFCQGDLSTPRLEQIHLTRDEEGELQWEGDLNTTIKHLFDEMNVQNSEVTEVTDQLPKLE; this is encoded by the exons ATGGAGTTTGTTATTGCCATCGTTGGCTCTATTGTCGCTAAAGCTGTAGAGTATACGATCTCTCCTATCAAAAACCATGTCAAATACCTTTCCAATCATCAGAAATATGTTGAGACCCTCAAGAACCGAGCTAATAGGCTGAAAGATGCAAGGGACGGAGTGCAGCATTCTGTCGATGCAGCTAAACGAAATGGTGAAGAGATCGAAGGTGATGTTGACAAATGGCTGTCTGCAGTCGACAAAAAGATCCTTGAACAAGTAGAGAAAGTGATGCAAGATGaagaaaaagcaaagaaaaagtgTTTCATTGGTTTGTGTCCTAATTTCAGGACTCGTTACAAGCTTAGCCTGAAAGCTGAAGAGGAGGCAAAGGCTGTTGCCGAGCTACTTGAACATGGCAAGTTTGAAAGGGTTTCCTATCGTGCAGCTCCGCAAGGTATCGTGGTTGCACCAGTTAAAGGTTATGAGGAATTCGAGTCAAGAACGTCGATTTTGAACGGAATAATGGAGGCACTAAAAGATGATAGCGTCAGCGTTGTTGGGGTGCATGGTATGGGTGGGATTGGAAAAACAACGCTGGTCAAAGAAATCGCTAGAAAGGTCAAGGACAAGTTGTTTGATTCGGTTGTCATAGCAACCGTAACTCAAGCCATCGATATTGAGAAGATTCAGAACCAAATTGCAGACTCCTTGGGCTTGAAATTTGAGGAACAGAGTATGGTTGGAAAGGCATTTCGACTACGAGAAAGATTGAAGAAGGAGGAGAGGATTCTCGTTGTCTTGGATGACATTTGGGGAAAGGTTGATATTGAGGAAGTAGGGATTCCTTTGGGAGATGAACACAAGGGCTGCAAATTACTATTAACTTCTAGAGAGCTCAATGTTTTATCAAATGGGATGGATGCTCAGAAAAATTTTCCCATTGGGTTTTTAAATGAAAAGGAAGCCTGGGACCTGTTCAAGAAGAAGGCTGGCGACTGTGATGAAAGTTGCGATTTGAAGCCTATAGCTATGGAGGTAGCCAAAAAATGTGCAGGACTGCCGATAGCCATTGCGACAGTTGCAGGGGCTTTGAGAAACAAAAGATtgtttgaatggaagaatgctttacgagaACTGGAGAGGCCTTCGTCAAGCAACTTCACGGGGATAGCTGCGGCATATTCAGCTATAGAGTTGAGTTTTAATTATTTAGAAAGCGAGGAAGTTAAGCTGACTTTCTTGCTTTGCAGTGTAATAGGCCACAATGGTCTCGTTGAGGACTTGGTAAGATATACTCTAGGTTTGGGTTTATTTGATGGTGTCCACACTTTGGAAGAAGCTAGAAATAAAGTATTGACGGTTGTGGCTAATCTCAAAGCGTCTGCCTTGTTGCTTGATAGTTATAATGATAAGAGCTTTGATATCCATGATGTTGTTTGGGATGCTGCTATAGCTATTGCATTGAAGGACTACCGTATGCTTGTTTTGAGAGATCATGCTCCAAAGGAGTGGTCCGATAAGGAGAAAATGAAGACGTGGAGTGTGATCAGCTTACGTTGTCCTCAGATTATAGCTAACCTTCCCAAGGAGATGGAGTGTTCAGGACTTTCCTTTTTCCATGTGGCCTATGATGGCGCGGTTAAAATTCCTCTCAATTTCTTCAAACAAACCGAAGGCCTCAAAGCCTTAGATTTGGTCGGAATGCAGTTTCCATCCCTCCCTGAATCAATTATTCACCTTGCAGACCTTCGCATGTTGTGTCTGAAAGAATGTGCAGTTGATGACATAACCATCCTTGGAGAGCTCAAGAGTTTACAAGTACTCAACCTTTCTCTGTCAGGTATGAAAGAACTACCTAAGGAGATGGCACAATTGACTCAATTAAGGTTGTTAGATTTGCGTGGGTGTAGAGAACTCAAAATCATCCCATCGAATGTCTTATCAGGTTTGTCTAAATTAGAAGAAATATATATGAGTGGGAGCTTTGTTGAATGGGAAAAGGGAGGAGTAGTTGAAAATGAGAGGAAAAATGCAAGCCTTGATGAATTAAACAATTTGCCTTGTCTAACTACTTTATATGTTCATATTCTTGATGTCCAAATGATACCAAAACACCGGTTTGTTGAAACATTGGACAGATTCAGGATTTTCGTAGGtaattatggaatatatgatTGTTGCCATAATTATGAATCTCCGAAAGCATTGAAGCTCATGTTATATACAAACATTGATTTGGACAATGGGATGAAAATGTTGTTGATAAAGACAGAAGATTTGTGCCTAGAGGGACTTGAAGGCGTCAAGAATGTACTTGTGGAGTTAAATAATGGGAAAGATCTTCCCAATTTAAAGAGACTTCATGTCAGAAATGGTAGGCATGTccaatatattaaaacaaacaaaattggATTTTCTGAATTATGCTTCATCAAACTTGAAAATCTACCGCAACTTGTTAGCTTTTGCTCTTCAGACGAAAGGTGTTCCACTAAGCCCTTGCTTCTTTTCAATAAACAG ACATGTCATTGGGTTACGAATTTGAGGAGCTTGATCATCAAAGGATGCGGCAAGTTGGAGCATCTGTTATCACCCTCTCTCGCTAGAAGTCTGGTGCAGCTCCAATGCTTTGAGATAGAGGATTGCAATTGCTTAAGGGACATCATACTTACAGaggaaattgaagaagaaaggaaagatgtGATTTGTTTCCCTCGATTAAACTCCCTGCATATAGTGGGTCTTACAAACCTCATCTTCTTCAACTCAGGAAACCACAATATTGAGTTCCCACTGTTGAAAGTGCTAAAGATTGAGCGTTGCCCCAAGTTAATAGAATTCATTAGTCAGAATAGTAATCAGTCCGGCATGCACGCTCTCTTCAGTGAGAAG gttGCAGTTCCTAGCTTGGAAGACATGAATATCTGGGACTTGAGTAATGTgaagatgatattttataatgAGCTAGCACCAGGTTCCTTTAAAAATCTACGAAAAATAAGTGTTGTGGAATGTGGGAGTTTGAAAAATCTATTTCCAGTATCAATAGCCAAAGATCTTCCACAACTTGAACATTTACGCATCACTAATTGTGGAGTTGAGGAGATTGTATCGAAAGGGGTTGGAGTGGAGGAGCAGCCTGTGAGGTTTGAGTTTCCGCAAGTATCTTACCTTGAGGTTACATGGGTAGAAAAGCTCAAATGTTTCTACGAAGGGCAACATGCATTAGTCTGGCCGATGTTGAAAAAATTGAGAACAGATAGTTCTGCTTTGCTAAAGATAGTGGCATCGGAACATCTTAGATTAACCCAAGGAAATGAGCAGCCAGTTTTGTTGGTTGAAGAG GTCATTCCCAAATTAGAGGAACTTGAGTTAGGAACTTTTGGAGATATGGACCAATTTCCACCAGACTTGTTTCAACATATTAAAGTTTTTGCAGTGAGTGGTGGCTCTCCATTTTCTTTATTTCCTTTCGTCCGAAGATTCTACAATCTGGAAAGACTTGAGTTCTCTTGTTTTGATTTCGAACATGTAGTCCCTTGTAAAGGAGACGCCGGGACACTCCCACCAATTAGAAATCTGAAATTGTTTTCTGCCAGAAATCTTAACCATATTTGGAGGAAAGATTCGGAGCTTGACCATATTCTTTCTAATCTTCAAACACTCACAGTTCAGCATTGTGATGATTGGATAAATATTAGAGTCTTCTCATCATCTTTACAAAATCTCACAATTTTGAATGTGTCATTTTGTAATATGATGACAAACTTAGTCACACCCTCAGTACTTAAGAATCTTGTGCAATTAACGACAATAAAGGTAGAAGACTGCACTAAAATGACAGAAATAGTGGGAAACGAGGGAGACTGTCATCAGACAATAGTTGTTAGTAAATTGAAATGTTTACAACTATGCAATTTGAAGAGCCTCACAAGCTTTTCTCCACGGTATTACAACTTCGAGTTTCCTTGTTTGGAAGAATTAGTTGTGGAAGATTGTCCTAGGTTAAAGATCTTTTCTGAGGGAGTTTTAAGCACCCCACAATTACAGAGAATAAAAAAGTCGCGTTACGGTGAGAAATGGAGTTGGACAAGTGACCTTAATACCACCATACAACAGCTCTACACAGAAAAG GATGGACTCTATTACCCATATCATTTCAACATCTCTGACACATTTCCGGAGTCGATAGAAATATGGACTAGAAACCCTCAAGAAATTTTTGGCTTCAAAAACCTTGGCAGCCTGCAGTTTTATAAATGTAGCAGCTTGAAGTACATATTTACTCCGTCTATGCTTTTGAGCCTCAATCGACTACGAAGGATAGAAGTGGAAGAATGCAGTTCAATGGAACAAGTAGTTAGGGAGGAGGAGGAAGCAATGACACATAAATTTGCATTTCTTTCGCTACGCTCCGTAACAATTGAGTCGTGTTCCAACTTGACAAATTTCCATTGGGGAAGTCAAGCTCTTGAATTTCCAGAGCTGAGTAATATCACGATAGCTGAGTGTCCAAAAATGACTGCATTTTCTTCCTCAGTTTCAAGAGAGAGTGGTGATGCAAGTGAAAGCGTGGTTGGCGAAGAGGGCATCTATGATAACACTGCAACTTTTTTCAGCAATAAG GTTGTCATTCCTAGTTTGCAGCGTCTGGATTTGTCCTCCATCAACATTCATAAGATATGGCACCACTCATCCTCCCCATCTATTGGATACCTAAATTTCTTGCAGGTGAAGAGGTGTCACAATTTGAAATACTTGTTCCCATCTTTCTTAGCAAAAGATCTTGTGCAACTCCGACGCCTTCAAATTTCGGACTGTAATATGATGGAACAAGTAATATTCACAGATGGATTGGTTGAGGAACATCAAGGGAGGAATCAgatgtttttctttaatctactTTCGCTATGGCTAATAGACCTTCCCAAACTCACAAGTTTGTGCTTTGAAAATTACTTTGAATTTCACTGTTTGGCATATTTAGAACTAAGAGATTGTCCATTGCTAAAAACATTCATCTCTAAATGTGTACCCGGAGATGAACCTCAAATTGGCCAACATGTACAAGCAAGTAACTTGGAGGTTCATAACTCATCTCTCCTCAATGAAAAG GTTGTTTTCCCTAGTTTGAAGAACTTGTGGATTCAGAATTGTGGTTCGTTAGAAGAAATTATTGAGCTACAAGGACTCATTCCAGATGAATCACAGTCAACATCAGCTGCTCAATCTATTGTGGCTGAAACAGTGACAACCAAGTTTGTATTTCCCAAACTAATAAACCTTGGATTGGATAAGGTGCCAAGATTGAAAAGTTTCTGCTCTAGGATGCATACCACCCTGTGGCCTTCATTGAAACAAATGAGCGTTATTGAATGCCCCAAAGTACAGATATTTACTCGACAAAGTCCTGAGAGTCAGGTTGGAATCTCAAACCAACAACCCTTGTTTTGCGTCAACGAG GACACTTTCCCTGTATTAGAAAAACTAACACTGAAGACGAATGATATGGTGAAGGGGATATGTGATGGACAACTCTCATTGCAGTGTTTCCAAAACCTTAAGCATCTTAACCTCCAGTTCTTTCCTGAGACATCCACTACTCTTCCGTATTCCTTCATTCGTTTGCTACCAAAGCTTCAGAAGCTTGTTATAAATAATGCTTCCATTTTTGAAATAGTCCGGTCTGAAGGACTTAGCGAAGAGGAAAGGCACACATCGGTATTCTATCAGTTAAAGGACTTAAGGTTGTCTCAACTTCCAGAGTTGACGTTAAAGACTTTTAACCCGTCTTTGCTATCTTTCAAAAATCTAACAACACTGAAAGTTTCAAGATGCCATGGGTTCATCAATTTAATTGCATGCTCAACAGCTAAGTGCCTGACGCTACTAGAAAGATTGAGCATAGATGATTGTGAGATGATAGAGGAAATCATAGCGTGTGAGGCTGAAGAAATACAAGGCAGCATTGTATTTCCCAAACTGAAGTATTTGCAACTAAGCTGTCTGCCATGTCTAGCAAGCTTTTCCTTGGCCCATCACTCGTTGGAATTCCCAGTCTTGCTAATGGTGAAGGTGACAAAGTGTCCCAAAATGAGGAATTTCTGCCAAGGAGATTTAAGCACACCAAGGCTGGAACAAATACACTTGACAAGAGATGAGGAAGGTGAACTGCAGTGGGAAGGCGACCTTAACACTACCATAAAACATTTGTTCGATGAAATG AATGTGCAAAATTCTGAGGTGACGGAGGTTACTGATCAGTTGCCCAAGCTGGAATAA